Sequence from the Candidatus Zixiibacteriota bacterium genome:
GAAATGTATGCGATCACTGCTGATAACGCTTCTGATCATGATGTTTTCCCAGCTTTCCGCTGACAGTTCGGCAAAATTTCCATGTCGGTCTGACCTGAAACTGATTCAAGCCGGCCTGGATTTCAGCCTGGCCGAAAAATACAGTCAGGCCGATTCCTGCTACCAACTGTTGATCGATAAATATCCACAACACCCGGCCGGATATTACTTCATGGCAACCCAGAAATATAACCAGATGAAAGCAGGAGAACATTTCCTGTTCGAGGAGAAGTACTACGACTACCTCGACAAAGCCGTCGACCTGGCTGATGATATACGCAGGAAAGACCGCTACAACGCCTGGGCTTACTACTTTATGGGCTCGGCTTTTTTCTACCGCGCCATGTACGATCACCGCAAGGGCGGCCAACTCTCGGTAGTACGCAATTCGATCCGCGGTAAAAATCTGATCAAACGGTGCCTGAAGTACAATCCGGAAATATATGACGCCTACGTCTGCCTGGGATCATACAACTACTGGGGATCGGTCGAAACCCGCAACCTCAGCTGGATGCCGTTCTTTGGAGATAACCGCGAGGAGGGGCTGAAACAGCTCGAGCTTGCTCGTGACAGCTCTATGTTTTCACGTCGCCTGGCAGAAACGATCATGATTTATGTCTACACCGAGGAAAATAGTTTCGAACGAGCCTCGGAGATATTTTACAGATTATACGAATTATTTCCGGAAAGCTGTATGCCCCTCTGGGCGGGCGGGGAGATGTATTATAAGGCGGAAAAATATGATTCCGCGCTTTTAATATATGATACGTTGGTAAATCGAATCCAAACCCGGCAAACTCATAACAATCACAATCTATACCAGGCCTGTTTTTACCGTGCGCACTGCTATTTCGAGATGGAAAATTATCCGGAAGCATTGAAACAGGTCGAATACTGCCAAAGCATACCTCTTTCTGAGGATGTCCGTGACAACCTCAAGTCTTACCGCGAAGAGCTTAAAAATATCCGCCGGAAAATAGCTGAAAACAGGTAAAAAACGGCCGGTCAGAATGCCACACACAGGGGTAAATAGGTGAGCTCCTAATTAGGGAATCTAGCGGCAGGATTCTGACCGGCAACGCCTGTCATCCGTATTGTTTTCATGATCGGGGTGTTGAAACTAAAGGTGACGTAACTACCACTTAAAAGAAGACACTGGTTGTCCTGATGTCAAGTTAAATCTGCACCTGATTCCATATTATTGCTGTCATGGTTATCTCGCTCAGATTCAACCTGCCTGCCCAGACCGAACAGAAATGACAAGAGCAGGATAGCGATACCGACTGTAACTTCGGCATCGGCAATGTTAAAAGTCGGCCAGCGGTCGAATTGATAGCCGAAAAAATTGATTTTAAAAAAGTCGAAATCCAGAAAGTCAACCACCGCGCCCATGCGGATACGATCGAACAGGTTACCGACAGCCCCGCCCAGAATTAAAAATAATGCAAAATCTACATAGCTGTTCTTACCGAATTCACGATACAGGAAGAATATCACCAGCCCGATCACTATCAAGGCCGAAACCAGGTAAAATACGTTCGACCCGAGACGGCTTCCGAATGCTCCGCCCTGGTTGAGGACATAAGTCAGGTGAAAGAAATCCTCGATTACCGGTACCGACTGACCCAGCTTGAGGTTGGCCTGAACCACAAGCTTGGTAACTATATCCAGTATAGCCGCTGAAATGGTCAGGAATATATATGGGATCAGGCGTTTATTCATGCAGTCATATCGATTAATGTCGATTCCCTCTCAATGAGACGTGACCGGAAAGGCGATTTCAGGTCCGTGATACAGTGATCGTAGCCGGCTGACCGTTAATATCCCAGTCCTGTGTGACTTCGCCTTTTACTTCACCGCGTGCCATCTCGTCAGCCAGTGTCTCGGTTTTAATGTACTCTCCGAATTTATCGAGTGTCTTGTCGATCGGATCGGTCGATTTGACCGCTACTTTGATCCTGTCTGTGACGTTGAAATCAGCGCTTTTACGCATATTCTGGATCTTGTTGATCAGCTCGCGGGCATAACCTTCCATGACAAGGTCCTCTGAAAGTTCGGTTGAAACCGCCACACTGATACCGTCATCGGCCTCGACCGCATAGCCCTCCCGATCCTGGGTTTCCAGTTCGATTTCGCCGTCGGATATCTGGAAATCCTCACCATCGAGAGCCAGAGACAGCTTTCCGCTTTTACGGAATTCCCGCAGGTCGGAATCGGGCAGACTCTCGATCGCGGTTTTGGCCAGTTTGATCTTGGCGCCCAGCTTGGGACCCAGCAGTTTGAAATTCGGTTTGGCGGTTAACTCAATGATCTCAGCATCATCAGATGAGAACCTGACATCCTTAATATTTATCTCCTCGGCGATCACCGGTTTGAGATCATCGAGATCTGTTTTATGCAGGTGTTTCGGCAGAACCGCGATCATCTCGGCCAGTGGTTGACGGATTTTGAGACGCGCTTTGGTGCGCGCGGTACGGGCTAACGACACGATCGAAATGACCGAGGACATTCGAGTTTCCAGCTTTTCATCTATCTTATCCTGGTCGAAATCGGGAAAATCAGTCATGTGGATAGACTCTTTTCCTGACGGCACCAGCTCACGGTAGATCTTTTCGGTGAAAAACGGCATGATCGGCGCCAGGACCTGGGCGATTTTAACCAGGGCTTCATGAAGTACCGAAAAGGCACGGAACTTGTCCGGATCATCGCCTTCACCCCAGAATCGCCGACGGCTTCGGCGTACATACCAGTTGGAAAGCTCATCGACCACGAACTCACCGACCTTACGGTAAGTAGTAGTCAGACGATAATCATCCAGCTTCTCACGCGTATCCTTGATCACGCTGTTGAGACGGCTTAAAAGCCAGCGGTCGATTTCGGTTTGAGGACCGGCCTTCTCGTTGAGAAATTCTGCCAGCGATTTATCATCTTTTAAAGCGCGTTCGGCCAGCTTGTCGATATTGGCATAGATCGCAAAGAAAGAATATGTGTTGCGCAATGTCCCCAGCACCTTGCGCTGTGATTCGGCCAGTGCCTCTATATCGAAGCGAGTCGGCAACCAGGGCTGATTGACTGTCACCAGGTACCATCTCAGAGCATCAGCGCCGTAGTTTTCCAGAACCTCCCAGGGATTGACCACATTGCCGATATGTTTGGACATCTTCTTGCCGTCTTTATCGAGGATGAATCCGCACACGATCAAATTTTTGAAGGGGGCGACATCCTTGTACAAGGTCGAGATCGCCACCAGCGAATAGAACCACCCGCGGGTCTGGTCGACCGCTTCGGAGATGAAATCGGCCGGGAAAGACTTCTCCCATTTTGTGGTGTCGCCAAAAGGATAATGATGCTGCGCGAACGGCATCGCCCCCGAATCGAACCAGACATCGATCACCTCGGGGGTGCGGTACATCCATTCCTGATCCTCCTCGTTGTAAATCCGGATATCATCGACGTAAGGTTTATGCAAATCGATATCATCGGGCACATTTTCACCCTTCTGCTTCAATTCCTCAACTGATCCGATCGCGACCTGTTTGCCGGTCTTTTCGCCGATCCAGATCGGAAGCGGGGTTCCCCAGTAACGCTCACGGGAGAGCGCCCAGTCGACATTGTTTTCAAGCCATTCGCCGAAGCGACCGGAACCGATTTCCGGTGGATACCAGTTGATCGTGCGGTTGTTTTCCAACAGCCTGTCCTTGAACTGAGTGGTGCGGATGTACCATGACTTGCGGGCGTAGTAGATCAATGGAGTGTCGCATCGCCAGCAGAACGGGTAATTATGAGTAAATTTTTCTTTCTTGAAAAGCAGGCCACGTTGTTTGAGGTTGTTTATGATCAGCGGGTCGGCGTCTTTTATAAACTTCCCTGCGAAATCTGTTACTTCCTCGGGCAACAGACCTGTCGAGGTTACCGCCTGCAGGAAAGTGAGATCGTACTTCTGGCCGACCGTATAGTCATCCGCACCGAAAGCCGGAGCGACATGCACAATCCCGGTGCCATCCTCGAGAGTAACGAAGTCGGCATTGGTAACGAAGTAGCCGTTATCGACTGTATCCTTGTAGTAATCAAACAGGGGCTCATATTCCCAGCGTTCCAGCTCAGTACCCTTGTAGCGTTTGACAATTTCGAACTCTTCTTTGAGGATACTGTTCGCCAGCGCTTCGGCCAAAATCAGGTTCTGGTCCTTGTACTTTACCTCCACATAATCGGCTTCCGGATGAACCGCCAGGGCCATGTTCGAAATCAATGTCCAGGGCGTCGTGGTCCATACCAAAAAAAAGCGGTTGTCCTCACCTTTCAGTTTGACCTTGACAAAAACCGAGGGATCGGCCACCTCCTGGTAGCCCTGTGCGACCTCATGAGAGGACAGCCCGGTCTCACAGCGCGGGCAGTAAGGCAGGATCTTATGACCCTGGTAGAGCAGGTCGCGTTTATGAAAATCGGCCAGGATATGCCAGACTGATTCGATGTAATAATTTTCGCAGGTGATATAGGCATTGTCCAGATCGAGCCAGTAACCGATACGTTCGGTGATCTTGTTCCAGTCCTCGAGGTATGTGAATACCGATTCACGGCATTTCTTGTTGAATTTGTCGATCCCGTACTTTTCGACATCGGACTTATTGTGCAGGTCGAGTTTCTTTTCGACTTCGATTTCGACCGGCAGGCCGTGTGTATCCCAGCCGGCCTTGCGGTCGACATGATAACCGCGCATGGTCCAGTAACGGCAGGCGAAGTCCTTGAGCGTGCGCGAAATTATATGATGAACCCCGGGTTTACCGTTGGCGGTCGGCGGTCCCTCGTAGAAAACATACTCCGGCCGTCCGGAGGAATGCTCCAGCAGTTTATTGAAAATATCGTTTTCTTTCCAGTACGAGATTACCTCTTCTTCCAGACTGGGATGTGAAAATCCGTTTTTGAGTTCATCTAACATAATCTCACCTGCAAATATTACTGGTTTATACTTCGAGTTTACCTACAACAGCTTCGGCAACTTTGGTCATCTTCGGTTCAGCCACCGCGGCATTGGCAAGAATCTCCTGGTGGCTGGTCGGTTCGAGCGCATCCGGCAGACCCATATCGGTCACGATCGAAAGCCCCAGGACCTTAGTTTTCTGGTGATGGGCGGCGATCACTTCCGGCACAGTCGACATACCGACTACATCGGCACCGATGATACGCAGAAAACGATACTCGGCGGCAGTCTCCAGGTTTGGACCCGGCACCGAGACATAGACACCTTTTTGTACTTTTATCTTCAGATCCAGCGCGCACTCCTCGGCCAGCTTGATCAGGTCGCGGTTGTAACAGTGGCTCATATCCGGGAATCGATCTCCGATCTCCGGATCGTTGTAGCCGATCAATGGATTCGAAGGCTGTAGATTGATATGATCGGTAATGATCATCAAATCGCCCGAACGAAACTGCGGGTTGAGTCCCCCGCAGGCATTGGAGACGATCAACACCTCGATGCCGAGAGCTTTCATGACCCGCACCGGGAACGTCACCTGCTTCATCGTATAGCCTTCATAAAAATGAAAACGGCCCTGCATCGCGACCACGTCTTTTCCTGCCAGGCTTCCGAAGATCAACCTTCCGGCATGACCCTCGACTGTCGAGACCGGGAAATGACGGATGGTTTCATACCCGACTGTCTCCTGTATATCGGTTTTGTCCGCCAGTCCGCCCAGGCCGGTGCCCAGAATGATGCCGATTTTGGGAGCTTTCTCGGTAACTTTGCGGATATCCTCGACCGCTTCACTGATATGCTGTCTGAGTTCTTTCATGTTTATCTCTCATCCTCCACTTTATTGTCGACTTTAATCATCTCCGGCGGCATTTCCTCCGGCCTCAAACTATCTGTTTCCTCTTTCATCCGTTCAAGCATCTCCAGGTGCGAACTCAAAAGTGTCTTAAAGCGTGCGTAGAACTGGTACCACTCGCCCTTGAGCACCTCGAATTTACTTTCCATTCTGCGGATCTGACCGGCACGGTCCTCGACCAGGTGGTCGGCTTTGACCTGTGCTTCGCGGATGATCAGCTCGCTTTCCTTGTGCGCGTTTTTGCGGACTTCGTCGGCCGACTCCTGAATCCTCAGCAATGTATTTTTTAGGGTTTCTTCCAGCTCTTCGTACTTTTCAAGTTCCTGTTTAAGGCTTTCAAGCTTCTCAGTTAATCTGCTTCTCTCGGTACCGTCTCGTTCGAGTTGATCCGCGATTTTACTGAGCAACTGATCGACTTCCTGCTTGTCATAACCTCGAAAGCGTGTTGCCAATTCCGGATGTCTTAAATCCTGTGCTGTCAATTTTATTTCATCACCCATTGTAATTCCTCGGTCCGAAGACTGCGCTTCCGACCCTGACCATGGTTGCGCCCTCGGCAATCGCCAGCTCGAAGTCACCACTCATTCCCATCGACAGGATCTCCATCTTCAAATTTTCCTGCTGATACTGTTTCATACTCTCGAAAAGTTCCCGGGTTGCGGAATAGCTCGCCCTGATCCGGGATTCATCGTCGGTCAAGGGGCCGATCGTCATGATCCCGCGTATATCCAGTTTAGGCAGTTCAGCCATTTTCAGGATTTCATCTTGGGCATCGGCAAGCGGGAGGCCGAATTTCGAATCCTCGCCCGAGCAGTTTACCTGGATCAAAACCTGAAACGGCTTTTCCGCCCGTTTATCGATCTCCTTTGCCAGTTTGTACGAATCGACCGACTGGATCATGTCGAACAACGGCAACGCCTTTTTGACCTTGTTACGCTGGAGATGCCCGATCAGGTGCCAGCGCGCATTGCCCTCGACTTTAGGTTTTTTCTCCTCGAATTCCTGTACTTTGCTCTCGCCGATATCGCTCGCACCGGCTGAAATGGCGGCGCTCAAATTCTCTGCCGGAAACGTCTTGGAGACCGTCACCAACGTGACCGGATCGCCCGCGCGACCGCTGTTTTCAAGAGCTCGCGCAATTTTTTGATTGACCTGTTCGAGACGTTTCGCGATTTCAGCTACCGACGTCATAACCTGTTATTTTACCAGTTTGACAGGTAAAAAGCAAGCATATTATTGGTCGCTTAAATGTGCTATAAATTCTCTAATAATGTGTTATTTGAGCAACAGCATCTTGCGCGAAACCGCCTGGTTTTCGCCCTTGAGACGGTAGAAATACACGCCCGAGGAGACTTTTTCAGCACTGCTGTCCCAGACTACCTTGTGATAGCCGGCATCCAGCACATCGTCAACCAAAGTGGCCACCTTCCGTCCCAGGATGTTGAAAACCTCCAGGCGCACCGCCTGCTGTTTGTCGAGGGCAAACTCGATTGTGGTAGCGGGGTTGAAGGGGTTGGGATAATTGGCAAAAAGTTCGAATTTATCAGGAATACCGCCGGGATCCTGCGGGTTTTCGGCTGACACCATAAAATCATTAAATCGCAGTACAGCCCGGGGCACGACTACATCGAATTCCGCCAGGGAATCGACACCGATTATGGCAAATGCGGCGGTGTCGACCTGGCCGGGCGCGAGGTCGAACGGACCGGTTGCTATCAGGTGTGAATGATCCTTGGCATATACACTGGCGGTATCGACAAAGCCCTCTGACATGAACTGCCATTTCTCGCTTTTAGCAAAACCGTCACGAGTCCAGGCGGCACCATCGATCGATCGATACGAGGCTGTACCTTCGGAATTGAGAACGGCGATGCCCCGAATTGCGGAACCGTCATTGGCATACATATATCCCAGATCGAGATC
This genomic interval carries:
- the lspA gene encoding signal peptidase II; protein product: MNKRLIPYIFLTISAAILDIVTKLVVQANLKLGQSVPVIEDFFHLTYVLNQGGAFGSRLGSNVFYLVSALIVIGLVIFFLYREFGKNSYVDFALFLILGGAVGNLFDRIRMGAVVDFLDFDFFKINFFGYQFDRWPTFNIADAEVTVGIAILLLSFLFGLGRQVESERDNHDSNNMESGADLT
- a CDS encoding isoleucine--tRNA ligase — translated: MLDELKNGFSHPSLEEEVISYWKENDIFNKLLEHSSGRPEYVFYEGPPTANGKPGVHHIISRTLKDFACRYWTMRGYHVDRKAGWDTHGLPVEIEVEKKLDLHNKSDVEKYGIDKFNKKCRESVFTYLEDWNKITERIGYWLDLDNAYITCENYYIESVWHILADFHKRDLLYQGHKILPYCPRCETGLSSHEVAQGYQEVADPSVFVKVKLKGEDNRFFLVWTTTPWTLISNMALAVHPEADYVEVKYKDQNLILAEALANSILKEEFEIVKRYKGTELERWEYEPLFDYYKDTVDNGYFVTNADFVTLEDGTGIVHVAPAFGADDYTVGQKYDLTFLQAVTSTGLLPEEVTDFAGKFIKDADPLIINNLKQRGLLFKKEKFTHNYPFCWRCDTPLIYYARKSWYIRTTQFKDRLLENNRTINWYPPEIGSGRFGEWLENNVDWALSRERYWGTPLPIWIGEKTGKQVAIGSVEELKQKGENVPDDIDLHKPYVDDIRIYNEEDQEWMYRTPEVIDVWFDSGAMPFAQHHYPFGDTTKWEKSFPADFISEAVDQTRGWFYSLVAISTLYKDVAPFKNLIVCGFILDKDGKKMSKHIGNVVNPWEVLENYGADALRWYLVTVNQPWLPTRFDIEALAESQRKVLGTLRNTYSFFAIYANIDKLAERALKDDKSLAEFLNEKAGPQTEIDRWLLSRLNSVIKDTREKLDDYRLTTTYRKVGEFVVDELSNWYVRRSRRRFWGEGDDPDKFRAFSVLHEALVKIAQVLAPIMPFFTEKIYRELVPSGKESIHMTDFPDFDQDKIDEKLETRMSSVISIVSLARTARTKARLKIRQPLAEMIAVLPKHLHKTDLDDLKPVIAEEINIKDVRFSSDDAEIIELTAKPNFKLLGPKLGAKIKLAKTAIESLPDSDLREFRKSGKLSLALDGEDFQISDGEIELETQDREGYAVEADDGISVAVSTELSEDLVMEGYARELINKIQNMRKSADFNVTDRIKVAVKSTDPIDKTLDKFGEYIKTETLADEMARGEVKGEVTQDWDINGQPATITVSRT
- a CDS encoding purine-nucleoside phosphorylase, which produces MKELRQHISEAVEDIRKVTEKAPKIGIILGTGLGGLADKTDIQETVGYETIRHFPVSTVEGHAGRLIFGSLAGKDVVAMQGRFHFYEGYTMKQVTFPVRVMKALGIEVLIVSNACGGLNPQFRSGDLMIITDHINLQPSNPLIGYNDPEIGDRFPDMSHCYNRDLIKLAEECALDLKIKVQKGVYVSVPGPNLETAAEYRFLRIIGADVVGMSTVPEVIAAHHQKTKVLGLSIVTDMGLPDALEPTSHQEILANAAVAEPKMTKVAEAVVGKLEV
- a CDS encoding DivIVA domain-containing protein, with translation MGDEIKLTAQDLRHPELATRFRGYDKQEVDQLLSKIADQLERDGTERSRLTEKLESLKQELEKYEELEETLKNTLLRIQESADEVRKNAHKESELIIREAQVKADHLVEDRAGQIRRMESKFEVLKGEWYQFYARFKTLLSSHLEMLERMKEETDSLRPEEMPPEMIKVDNKVEDER
- a CDS encoding YggS family pyridoxal phosphate-dependent enzyme produces the protein MTSVAEIAKRLEQVNQKIARALENSGRAGDPVTLVTVSKTFPAENLSAAISAGASDIGESKVQEFEEKKPKVEGNARWHLIGHLQRNKVKKALPLFDMIQSVDSYKLAKEIDKRAEKPFQVLIQVNCSGEDSKFGLPLADAQDEILKMAELPKLDIRGIMTIGPLTDDESRIRASYSATRELFESMKQYQQENLKMEILSMGMSGDFELAIAEGATMVRVGSAVFGPRNYNG